Proteins from one Camelina sativa cultivar DH55 chromosome 8, Cs, whole genome shotgun sequence genomic window:
- the LOC104707654 gene encoding L-type lectin-domain containing receptor kinase VII.1-like yields the protein MKALLFLLTLLELILLNSVSAVDFVFNGFNDSSSVISLFGIATIESKILTLTNQTSFETGRALYRKIIRTKDPVTSSVLPFSTSFIFAMAPYKNTLPGHGIVFLFAPTTGINGSSSAQHLGLSNLTNNGNPNNHIFGVEFDVFANQEFSDIDANHVGIDVNSLHSMYANTSGYWSDDGVFKPLKLNDGRNYQVWIDYRDFVVNVTMQVAATGRLVQSHKILAWSFSNSNFSLSDSLITTGLPSFVLPKDSILKAKWFVSVLALFCFLIVSLFGLVLFGVVRKRLEKARKRALMEDWEMEYWPHRIPYEEIESGTKGFDEKNVIGIGGNGKVYKGLLQGGVVEVAVKRISQESSDGMREFVAEISSLGRLKHRNLVSLRGWCKKEKGSFMLVYDYMENGSLDRWIFENDEEKTILSCEERIRILKGVASGILYLHEGWESKVLHRDIKASNVLLDRDMIPRLSDFGLARVHGHEQAVRTTRVVGTAGYLSPEVVKTGRASTQTDVFAYGILVLEVMCGRRPIEEGKKSLMDWVWGLMEKGEILNGLDSRMMMTQAMNHAIDEAERVLQLGLLCAHPDPAKRPSMRQVVQVFEGDKAEIFEAESSEDVESWMLRKMGSRGSSREFWYGTSSHPTMEQIRLQSLSVSISSWNSSILDGR from the exons atgaaagctcttctctttcttcttacccTTTTGGAACTCATCCTTCTAAACTCTGTTTCAGCCGTTGATTTCGTCTTCAACGGCTTCAATGACTCTTCATCTGTTATCTCCCTCTTCGGGATCGCCACAATCGAATCCAAAATCCTAACTTTAACCAACCAAACATCGTTTGAGACCGGTCGTGCTCTGTACAGAAAAATCATCCGGACAAAAGATCCAGTGACTTCCTCTGTTTTACCTTTCTCCACTTCCTTCATCTTCGCCATGGCTCCTTACAAGAACACGCTTCCTGGTCACGGAATCGTTTTCCTCTTCGCACCCACCACTGGAATCAACGGGTCTAGCTCTGCTCAACACTTGGGTCTGTCCAATTTGACTAACAATGGTAACCCTAATAACCACATCTTTGGAGTTGAGTTTGACGTTTTCGCTAATCAAGAATTCAGCGACATCGATGCTAACCATGTCGGCATCGATGTTAATTCGCTTCATTCAATGTATGCTAACACATCTGGGTATTGGTCTGACGATGGAGTGTTTAAGCCGTTGAAGCTTAACGATGGAAGAAACTATCAAGTTTGGATTGATTACAGAGACTTTGTGGTTAACGTTACTATGCAAGTCGCTG CTACAGGGAGATTGGTTCAGAGTCATAAGATTCTAGCTTGGAGTTTTAGTAACTCTAATTTCTCATTGAGTGATAGTTTGATCACTACTGGTTTGCCTTCGTTTGTTTTACCAAAGGACTCGATTCTTAAAGCGAAATGGTTTGTTTCTGTATTGGcgttgttctgtttcttgatcgtttctttgtttggtttggtgttGTTTGGTGTGGTGAGAAAGAGATTAGAGAAGGCGAGGAAGAGAGCGTTGATGGAGGATTGGGAAATGGAGTATTGGCCTCATCGGATTCCGTATGAGGAGATTGAGTCCGGGACTAAGGGTTTTGATGAGAAGAATGTGATTGGGATTGGTGGGAATGGGAAAGTGTATAAAGGTTTGTTACAAGGGGGGGTTGTGGAAGTTGCGGTTAAGCGGATTTCGCAGGAGAGTAGCGATGGGATGAGAGAGTTTGTAGCTGAGATCTCAAGTCTTGGGAGGTTAAAGCATCGTAATTTAGTTTCTTTAAGAGGTTGGTGCAAGAAAGAGAAAGGTAGTTTCATGTTGGTGTATGATTACATGGAGAATGGAAGTTTAGACAGATGGATCTTCGAAAACGATGAGGAGAAAACTATACTTAGCTGCGAAGAGAGGATCCGGATTTTGAAAGGTGTGGCGTCAGGGATATTGTATTTGCATGAAGGATGGGAATCTAAGGTTTTACATAGAGATATTAAAGCTAGCAACGTGTTGCTTGACAGAGATATGATACCGAGGCTTAGTGATTTCGGGTTAGCTCGGGTTCATGGACACGAGCAAGCGGTTAGGACCACTAGGGTGGTTGGTACGGCTGGCTATTTGTCTCCTGAAGTGGTTAAGACAGGGCGTGCATCTACACAAACAGATGTTTTTGCTTACGGGATACTTGTTCTTGAAGTAATGTGTGGGAGAAGACCTATTGAAGAAGGGAAGAAATCGTTAATGGATTGGGTTTGGGGATTAATGGAAAAAGGTGAGATTTTAAATGGGCTTGATTCACGGATGATGATGACACAAGCAATGAATCATGCCATTGATGAAGCAGAGAGAGTTTTGCAGCTTGGATTGCTTTGTGCACATCCTGATCCGGCCAAGAGACCGTCAATGAGACAAGTGGTTCAAGTGTTTGAAGGTGACAAAGCAGAGATCTTTGAAGCGGAAAGTAGTGAAGATGTTGAGTCATGGATGCTGAGGAAGATGGGATCTCGTGGGAGCTCACGAGAGTTTTGGTATGGAACCTCGTCCCATCCGACGATGGAGCAGATCAGACTTCAGTCCTTGTCTGTATCTATTTCGTCTTGGAATAGCTCTATTTTAGACGGGAGGTGA